CTCCTTTAGTCCCAGAGGTTCCACAGCCCGGGCTACCTCTGTCTGCTTGCTTTTAAACATCAGTTCAGCTTTAGCCGAAATGTAGTTCCATCGTATCTCCTTCACCTCGGCTTTCATGCGGTCAATATTACGAATGGTGTTTTCCACAGAATGAGTATTGCTGATGTAGAGCATGGCAAGGAAAACCAGAAACAGGAAATAAGGCAGATTGGAAGCAATATTTTCCAATGAAAGCATGGCATTAAAATCCAGCCTTAAAAATTTTTTGCGCAGGACGTTAAGTTTTTCCCGAATGTGCATAACCTGTCTTTCTTAGCCTTCTAATTTTTCTATACCTGCCGGTATTTGCGCAGAGGTGTCCTGAACTGCCGCAATCTTTTCAGCCACTCTCAGTTTTGCACTTCGGGCGCGTTTGTTGGCTGCTATTTCCTGCCGTGAAGGTGTAATAGGTTTTCTTGTGAGCATGCGCAAAGGCACCTGTGTGTTGCCGTATGCGTCTTTATATACTTCTCCCTGTATATTGCCGGTTTTCATAAAGTTTTTCACCATGCGATCTTCCAGAGAGTGGTAGGTGATTATGGCCAGTCTGCCTTTTTCTCTGAGCACTTCAACGGATTGGTGCAGCAGCTCATGCAGGGCACCCAGTTCATCGTTCACCGCGATGCGCAATGCCTGAAAGAGTTTTGATAGGTATTTGCTTTCTTTTCCTCTGATAGCCGGGCGAATGATTTCTCTCAGCTGACCGCTGGTTTCAATTCTGCAACCAGCGCGTGCAGCCACAATGAGGCGGGCAAGCGTACGCGCGTTTTTAATCTCTCCATATTGCGAAAACAATGTGACTAATTCCTTCTCATGATAGGTATTAAGCAAGTCAGCTGCAGTGTATTTGAGCGAACGATCCATACGCATATCTAAGGGAGCATCGGTACGATAGGTAAATCCGCGTTCAGGCGTATCCAGGTGGTGGGAAGAAACGCCCAGATCGGCCAGAATACCGTCAACAGGCAGCAGATTATACAGCCGCAGATAGCGCTTAAGATGCCTGAAGTTCTGATTTATGAATATCATGTTTGTGTCCTTTTGCTTTACCTCTGCCGCAACATCCGGGTCTGCGTCAAAGGCTACCAGTTTTCCTGTTTTTATTCTTTTCAATATCTCCCGGCTATGACCTCCGCCTCCATAAGTTGCATCGACATAAATGCCGTCTTCTTTAATGTTGAGCATCTCCACACTTTCTGAAAGCAGCACGGGGTCATGACGGATCATCGTTTAAATTTTTATCCCCCATAACTCGTTCGGCCAGGTCTTCAAATTGCTCGGAGTCCATAGACATTAGCTTTTCATAGTTCTGCGGATTCCATATCTCAATTACGTTTATGCGTGCCGCGAGGAGGAGTTCATTCTGAATGTTGCCATATTCCAACAGATGTTTAGGCAACAGAATGCGGTCTGCACTGTCCAACACCAGTTCGGTTGCACCTCGGTAGAAATAGCGGACGAACTCGCGGTTCTGTTTGTTGAAGGTGTTCAGTTGGTTGACCCGAGCTGTGATTTTTTCCCATTCATCATAAGGGTATAACACCAGGCACTTCTCAAAGCCGCGGTTAACTACGAACCGACCATTGATAGCAGGATCAAGCTGCTTCTTCAGCGCAGCAGGAAGTTTAACCCTCCCTTTGTTGTCTATACTACATGGATATTCTCCCAGAAATCCTGCCATATTAGGTGAAAAGTGTGGGCTAATTTAAAAATACTTACCACAATTTACCACTTTTTACCACAAATTGTTTCTGATTTTTTTTTGCACAGTTTTTCTACACCTTTTTTGAGGTTTACAGGTCAGCAGTGCCGGGGGACCTTTGTGGCGATGGTGTTTAAAGGCCTGAAAGTTATGCCTGCCTAAAAGAAAGATTGCATGAGCAGCCCATTGCACTGGTTTATAAAAATGAGGAGGGAAAAAACTTCCGCTCAGGCCACAGAATGGAAGGGGAAAGCCACAAGACGGGTCAGTGCCTGAGCTTTCAACAGGCACTCATGGTATTCCTGCTCCGGATCGGAATCAGCAGTGATGGCGCTTCCGGTATGGTAAGAAAGATACCTGTTGGCACTATTATAGAGTAAGGTGCGGATAACTACATTGAAGTCAAAGTCACCTTCAGGAGTTATGTAGCCGAGTGACCCGGAATAGAGGCCTCGCCTGGTCCATTCATAGCGTTCAATCAATTCCATGGCTTTTACCTTGGGCGCACCGGTCATGGAGCCCATAGGAAAAGCATTACGAATAGCTTCGGTAAAGTGCACCTTCGGATTCAGCTTCCCGCTAATAGTGGAGACCATCTGATGTAGACCAGGAAATGTTTTGATGCCGCAGAGCTCTTCCACCTGTACGGAACCAGGCTGACAGCTTTTTGACAGGTCATTGCGTACCAAATCTACAATCATAACATTTTCCGAACGCTCTTTGGCGCTGGTTTTCAGCGAAACGGCTCTTTGCACATCTTCGTCTTCACAGAACCCGCGCGGAGCAGTACCTTTCATGGGCATGGACACCAGCCGATCAGCCGTTTTTTTCAGAAATCTCTCAGGACTTGCACTGATTACGTATTTGTCTCCGCATTTCACATAGGCAGAAAAGGGCGCCCTGCATTCTGCATTTAGCAATCTGAAAATGGTAATCGGGTTAATGTTTACGTCTTCAGCATAAAACTCCTGACAGAAATTGATTTCATAAATGTCTCCGCGCCTGATGTGGGAAAGAATGGCTTCGGCAATTTGGAGATAATGTTCTCGTGTTATGCGCGGAATAAGTTGTGGCATAAATCCGATGGGGTGTATTTCCGGGACTGGCATGGCAATAAATTCAGCAAACTGCCTTGCTGACTCTGCATCCGGTGCGTGTATGATAAGCTGCTGTTCCTTTAATTCAATGATCCACTCAGGTTGAAAGAAGAACAGGTCAGGGAAACCCAATACATCTGTGTGGGAAGAGGACAAGTGTTCAATTTCATTTTTCAGGTCGTAAGCCAGGAAGCCTATAAGCCAGTCGTTGTGTTCCGCATAAAATGATTGCAGCCTGGCAAATGCATTGCCCGCCTGCAGGCACAGGCTGTTGCGGCTGCCACAGGCTATCAGGGCTTCGTATGTGTGATAAGCATAATCAGAATAGTGATTATTATCAAAATAGGCTGCCGTATGGAAGTGGGTATCTGCCCAGTTTAAAATTTGAGCTTTCAGCTGGCCCGTAACCGGAACAGAAAGGTGAATGATATGCCTCATACGGCAGCAGGCTGCTTGCGGAGGATAAGCTGGTGGCGATGCGGACCGTGGGAAACAATCGTTACCGGCACCATAAGATAGCTTTCCAGCAGCTCAATAAAGTCATTAAGAGTGTCGGGTAGTTCCCCGGAGAAATCAGGGCCTGATGCTAATTTCCATCCGGGTAATGACCGGTAAACAGGTTTAACCGGAATGCGGCATAAGTCAAAGGGCAACTCATCCGTAATTGTATCCCCTATCTGATAATGTGTGCACACCTTTATTTCCTCAAAGTCGTTGAGTACGTCAGCCTTCGTCAGCACAAGCTGGGTAAGGCCATTGAGCATGGCTGAATATTTTAGTGCCGGCAGGTCCAGCCAGCCACAGCGTCTGGGACGACCCGTAGTAGCTCCAAATTCCCCGCCTATCTGCCGGATACGTTCACCGGTGGCATCCTGCAATTCCGTGGGGAAAGGTCCTCCGCCTACTCGTGTGCAGTAGGCTTTAGATACACCTATGACCTCCCGCACGTAGGAAGGAGCAATGCCCAAGCCCTTGCAGGCTGAGGCCGAAATAGTGTTAGAGGAAGTCACATAAGGATATGTACCAAAATCCAGATCCAGCATGGTACCCTGGGCCCCTTCGGCAAGAAGCCGCCTTCCTTTTTTCAGCTCATCATTTAAAAAGTATTCTGTATTAATACGCCTGATAGATCTGAGTGCTTCAATTCCCTCAAACCATTCTTCCTCCATGTCTTGCACATCTGCTGAGTAGTCGTAAGTTTCCATCAGGCGATAGTGCTTCTCTTTTAGAAAATGGTAGCGCTCGCGAAAGTTTTCCAGTTCAATATCCCCTACACGCAAGCCGTTTCTTCCCGTTTTATCCATATAAGCCGGCCCGATACCGCGAAGGGTGGAGCCGATTTTTTCTTCTCCCTTTTTTGCTTCTGAAGCTGCGTCCAGCAGTTTATGTGTAGGAAGAATCAGCTGAGCACGGTTAGAAATGAACAGGTTTTCAGAAATATCTGCTCCAGATTTTTTTATCTTTTCCAGTTCTTTCTTAAGGGTAATTGGGTCAATCACCACTCCGTTACCGATCACATTTTTTACACGAGGGTGCAGAATACCCGAAGGAATGGTGTGCAGGACAAAGTTTTCGCCATTTACTTTCAGCGTATGACCGGCGTTAGGACCACCCTGAAAGCGGGCCACAATATCATAGTGCGCGGCAAGATAATCCACAATCTTTCCTTTGCCTTCATCGCCCCACTGAAGTCCAAGTAATATATCTGCAGGCATAATTTTCGTGTGGTTTCTGATTGTTTCAGTCAGTCAGGATTTCAGCATGGTTCGGGCTTCTTCCGCGGTCTCGGCTATTTTAAATACGGGAGCCAGCTTTGTAATGTGCAACAAATTGCTCACTTGCTCCGGAACCTGAATCAGCACCATTTCGCCTCCGTTTTTACGCGCCTTGAGCAGACACGTAAGCAGCATACCCAATCCGGAGCTATTGATAAATTTTAGCTGAGACAGGTCAATGATAAAATGCACCTTCCCCTCTTGAATGAGTGCACTTATTTTATCCAGCACCTCTTTAGCCTGTATATCGGCCAGCAAACTACCCTTAAGGCCAATCACGGTAGCTTCTCCTTCCGATTTTATTATACATTCCATAGCTTTAGACCTTTAACAACCCCTTTGGGCTAATTGCTGCCACCTTGCTGTCCGGAAGCATTCGGACAATTTTCCCGCTCACAGTGACCGTGTAAAATTAACGAATGCCCTGTAATTTTAAATCCAAGCAATTCTCCTATTTTGGTTTGAATCTGCTCCAGACGCGGATCGCAAAATTCCAGCACTGCCTGACAATTGTTGCAGATTAAGTGATCATGTTGTTTGTAATGATAAGCTTTTTCATACTGGGTTTGCAGATTTCCAAACTGGTGTTTTTTAATCAAATCACAGGCTACCAGCAATTCCAAGGTGTTATATACAGTAGCCCGGCTTATGTTGTGGCCTTTTCTTTTCAGATCGTTGAATAGGGTTTCGGCATCAAAATGATCACTGCGGCTGTATATTTCTTCCAAAATGATAAAACGCTCCTGCGTTTTCCGCTGTCGGTGTTGCTCCAGATAGTCGGAAAAAAGCTGCTTGACCTCTTCAAATGTGTCTGTATGATGGGCTTGCATTGTAAACTCCCCCAAACAAATGTCGTTTGAATATAAAAAAAATTTATCGGGCTTTTTTGTTCATTTTCTCATCCATTCTGTTCTATTGCTTGCATTACCTGCCTTAGTACAATTTCTGCTTCCTCGTTATAATCTATGTCCAGAGGTTTTTTAAATCGTATTTTCAGTCGAACATTTATTTTGCGGGGAATCAGTCCGGTCTTGTCAAAAGCTTCCCGGAAGCCATCAATCACCATGGGGACCACAATAGGCCGAAAGTCTTTAATCACACGGGCAGTGCCTATTCTTCCCGGAGCATGCGGGCGCGTTGTGCCCTGGGGAAAAGTGACTACCCAGCCGCTCGTTAGCGCTAACCCTATCTTCTGTATGTCGGCCGGATCAAGCGGTCGCTGAATAAGCCTATTGCCCTCTTTCCATGTGCGTTTCACGGTTACAGCTCCGCTGTATGCAAGTATGCGAGGAATAAATCCTGATTCCATTGTTTCGCGGGCAGCTACGAAGTAGAAATTTCCCCAGGGGTTTATAAGATACGCGGGAAACCAAACATGTTTTTTACTCCTGGCTTTCATCACCTCGTGATACAAAGCAATCACATCCATGAAATAGGTATGATGGTTGGATACAAAAAGAACATTTTTATCGGGCAGAAGCCTCAGGTGCTCGGCACCTTTCGTTTCCAGCCGGTTTATTATATGTAAAAGCGGGTAAGTTATCACTCCCGCTGTGGAAATGAGCACTTTTTTTAACCAAACCGGCTGCCCAGAGGCGTTTTTTGTCATACACTTCCCTGTGCGAAAGTTAAGGATTATAACCACTTATATACACTATGCCATCTCCTCCACATCTTTAGTATTAAGTATTAATATGCTTTTTTCAACCTTCCCAACATGCTTTTAAAAAAGGCTTGATAGATTAAGGCGCTATACATATGTTTTTCAAAAACCACAGGTTAAGGATTGTGGAATAAAATGGCCTGCCTGTAACCCTCGCATTTTTTTCAGAATGCATGGGCATTATCCACCAAATTCGCATTAGTTCTCCATATATATCAAAAGCAAGAGAATTCAATTCTTTTCGCCTGGCGGTTTAAATGGATGTTTTCTGCAGGAATAAAGTATACCTATCAGATTAATCCTCATAGAATTCTTCCTTCCTCACTGCGGAAAGATAACTGGCTATCTTATCAAACCAAACGCAGGCCATTCCTTTCTTCCTGTTTATGAGCAACCATAACCGTGATAAAAATATATCCATGCGTAACTTTGCTGCACATGGTTAAAATAGGAAACATACAACTGGGAGAATTTCCCTTGCTACTTGCTCCGATGGAGGATGTGAGTGATCCTCCTTTCCGCGGGCTCTGTAAAAAGCACGGAGCCGACCTGATGTTTACTGAATTCATCTCTTCCGAGGGCCTGATCCGCTATGCGGATAAAAGTGTGAAAAAGCTTGACATCTTTGACTACGAGCGCCCTATTGGCATCCAGATTTTTGGCGGAGAAATAGAATCCATGCGCAGGGCTGCCGAAATCGTAGAGCAAGCCCAACCCGACATATTGGATATCAACTACGGCTGCCCTGTAAAAAAAGTAGTTTGCAAGGATGCCGGGGCTGGCATTCTGCGCGACATACCTAAAATGGTACGACTCACTGCCGAGATTGTCAAATCCACTTCACTACCCGTTACCGTAAAAACCCGGCTGGGATGGGATGAGCAGACCAAGTACATCGTAGAGGTAGCGGAGCGCCTGCAGGATGTAGGCATTCAGGCCATTTCTATCCACGGCCGCACCCGTCAACAGATGTACAAAGGCGAAGCCGACTGGACGCTCATCGCTGAAGTAAAAAAGAATCCTCGTATGCACATACCCGTTTTCGGGAACGGTGACATAGATAGCCCGCAAAAAGCAAAACTTTACAAGGAGCGTTATGGCGTGGATGGCATTATGATTGGGCGGGCATCGGTCGGTTATCCCTGGATTTTCAGAGAAATAAAACACTACCTGAATACCGGGGAGCTGTTGCCGCCACCGACTTTGCGCGAGCGCGTGGCTGCCTGCCTGGAGCATTTGCAGCGCTCAGTGGAGTGGAAAGGCGAAAAGCTTGGCATCCTGGAAATGCGCAGGCATTATGCAAACTATTTCAGAGGTTACCGCCATGCCAAACTAATACGCAGCAAGCTGGTTACTGCCGAATCATTGCAGGAGGCAGAAGCAATTCTGCTGTCTGCAGAAGAAGTTTTACGTGAAGATGAAGGAATCCCCTCCTTTCCTTCTTATTCTCAACATGACACTTTTGCAGACAACAGAATCAGGCACGCAGTTTGACCCTTCAGGCTGATTAAAAAAACAACAGTAAGCAAGATGGAATACATGCTTTTAATCCTTTTGATAATGGGTGCCAGCTGGGCAGCAGGCGCCATGTTAAGAAGCAAATTCGACAAATATTCCCGTGTATTGACCTCCACGGGCCTGAGCGGCAAAGAGATTGCGGAAAAAATGCTGCGCGACAACAACATTTATGACGTGCAGGTGATTTCCGTTCCCGGAAAATTAACAGACCACTACAATCCGCTGGAAAAAACCGTCAATCTCAGCCCGGAGGTATATCATGGTCGCAGTGTTGCGGCAGCGGCAGTAGCCGCCCATGAATGCGGACATGCCGTGCAGCATGCAAGGGCATATCTGTGGCTGCAGATGCGATCGGCTCTTGTACCGGTAATCAGTGTTTCGTCCCGCTGGATGCAATGGATACTGCTTGCCGGCATTGTGTTATTGCAATTCTCGGTGATTCCTTTAACTATAGGAGTGGCTATGTTCGCCCTTACCACGCTGTTTTCCTTCATCACCCTGCCGGTAGAATTTGATGCCTCCAGACGGGCACTGGTATGGCTGGAAAGCGCACGTATCACCACTGCCCAGGAAAAAGCTATGGCCAAAGATGCTCTTAAATGGGCTGCCATGACCTACGTGGTAGCTGCCCTGTCATCTTTGGCCACATTACTGTATTATTTATCTCTTCTCAACCGAAGAAGATAATAGCAGTGCAAAATTTTAACTGGTAATCAGCAATTTATAAAATAATTTCCGGGAAAAGAGGGCTGGCTTCTTGCCAGGATGAATTTAAACCTATATCTTTGCCCACCCTTTAAAAGCACAACTTCATACACGTGAATACACTAAGCTACAAAACGTTATCCGCCAATGAGCAAAGCGTTCAGCGCGCCTGGTATATTGTAGATGCGGAAAACAAAACCCTGGGGCGACTTACCTCTAAAATAGCGTCCATCCTCCGCGGGAAAAACAAACCTTACTTTACCCCTCATGTGGATTGTGGCGATTATGTCATAGTGGTGAATGCCGATAAAGTGCGGCTGACCGGTAAAAAATGGACCGACAAACAATACGTAAGACACACAGGCTACCCGGGAGGTCAGCGCTTTGAAACGCCCAAAACACTTGCCGCCAAACGCCCGGAAGCTATTATAGAATATGCAGTGTATGGAATGCTTCCTAAAAACAGCCTTGGACGCAAAATGATGAAAAAATTGTTTGTCTATGCCGGCACTGACCATCCCCACCATGCACAAAACCCAAAACCCTTAACACTATAAAATGAGTATTGAAAAAACCGTAGGTCGTAGAAAAGCCGCAGTGGCCCGTGTATTCCTCAAAAAAGGCAAAGGGCAGATTATCGTTAACGGCAGAGATTATAAAGAATATTTTTCTCAGCTTCATTTCAGAGAAAAGGTAGAACAACCCCTGACAGTCATTGAAACAAAGGATTATGATTTCTACGTGAATGTACAGGGAGGAGGACTCAAAGGACAGGCCGATGCCATAAAGCTGGCTATTGCCCGCGCTCTGGCCAAAGCCAATCCTGATGAACGGCCTAAACTGAAGGCAGCTAAGTTGCTCACCCGCGACCCTCGCGTGGTAGAACGCAAAAAAGCTGGTCTCAGAAAGGCCCGGAAAAGAACACAATTCAGCAAGCGTTAAGTATTCAATTCGCATTCATAACATGGAGCAAATAACCCATCAGGCCCTACTGGAAGCAGGTGTTCACTTCGGACACCTGAAAAAAAAGTGGAACCCCAAAATGCTACCCTACATTTTCATGGAAAAAAAGGGTATCCACATCATTGACCTCTACAAAACAAAAGAAAAGCTGGAAGAAGCCGCCAGTGCCCTGAAGTCCATCGCCCGATCAGGGAAAAAAATTCTCTTTGTAGCAACTAAAAAGCAGGCGAAAAACATTGTGGAAGAATGCGCAAAACGCGCGGGTATGCCCTACGTTACCGAACGCTGGCTGGGCGGCATGCTAACCAATTTTGCCACTATCCGCAAGTCCATTAAGAAGATGCAAAGCATTGAAAAAATGCTTAATGATCCAGCTGCAAGCGAAGGAATAACCAAAAAAGAAAGGCTCGTACTCACCCGCGAAAAAGAAAAGCTGGAAAAGGTACTGGGTGGTATTGCTCAGCTCAACAGGCTGCCTGCAGCCATCTATCTGGTGGATATAAGCCATGAGCATATTGCTCTGTCAGAAGCAAACAAACTGAATATCGTTTCCGTGGGTATTGTAGATACCAACTCCGATCCGAACCTGGTAGATTTTCCCATACCTGCCAATGATGATGCATCAAAGTCTATTGCAATCATCACCAACTACATCACAGAAGCCATTCTTGAAGGATTGCAGGAAAGAAAGAAAGATAAAGAAGACCTGGAGGGCAAACTCTCCGATGCTTCAGCGGAAGCTGCCGAAGAAATAGCCGAAGAAGAAACCGAAACCGTAAAACCTGATATTGACCAAAAATTTGAAACGGAAGTGGATGAGGTCTATGAGTCCACCGATGAAGAAACCCAAAAAGAAATCAAACAGGCCAAGCTTGCGGCCAGAAAAAAGGAAGCCGAACGCAAACCGGAAAGAAAACGGTAACAGCATACACACTGCAGGCTTTCCTGCAGTCCACCTCATAAGGGTGTTTTGATTTTTTAATAAAGCCTGGAGGATCAAATTCCTCTTAAAAACAAAAAAGACAATATGACTACTACTACCATTACCGCACAGGCCGTAAACGAACTTCGGCAGAAAACCGGAGCTGGCCTAATGGACTGTAAAAAAGCACTCATTGAAGCCAAAGGCGACATGGAGGCTGCCATAGATTATCTAAGAAAAAAAGGAGCCAAGGTTTCTGAGCTCCGGGCCGGAAAAGCTGCCAATGAAGGTGTAGCTATAGCCCAAACCTCTCCGGATGCAAAAAAGGGCGTAATTATCAATCTGAGCAGCGAAACCGATTTTGTAGCTAAAAACGAGGAATTCCTTTCCTTTGCCCAACAAATAGCTAAGGTCGCCCTCGATCATATGCCTTCTACACTGGATGAATTGCTGAAACTGCAAGTGGACAATCTTCCGATAAAGGAAAAGCTTAACGAACTGGTAGGAAAAATTAATGAGAACATTAAGCTATCCAAATATGAGCACCTGCAGGGCGAAGCTATTGTCGCCTACAACCATGGTCATTACAAAATAGGCGTGCTCGTACAGTTTAATCAGCCGCTTAATCCAAACACAGAAAGCATAGCCAGAGATATTGCCATGCAGATAGCCGCCATGAATCCGGTAGCTGTGGACAAAGACGATGTGCCCCAGGCAATCATTGACCGCGAAATGGAAATTGGCAGGGAACAGGCCCGGGCTGAAGGCAAACCCGAAAATATGCTGGAAAAAATTGCCACTGGCAAACTCCAGAAATTTTTCAAGGAAAACACCCTGCTCCATCAACAGTTTGTAAAAGACCCTTCCAAAACCATTGCACAGGTTTTAAGCGAAGCGGATAAAAACCTGAAAGTCGTTGCCTTCAGGCGTGTAACCCTGGGCTCATGAATACACAAAAAGAGAGAACATGTTCTCTCTTTTTTTATTTTTGGACAAACCTATGAATCACCCCGCAAACGGTCCCCTGCATGAAGTATAAGAGGATATTGCTGAAACTTAGTGGCGAAGCGCTGATGGGTGACAAACAATTTGGTATTGATCCCGAACGGATTACTCAATATGCCAAAGAAATCAAAGAAGCTCTTGCCGGACATAAAACCCAGGTGGCTATCGTCATTGGCGGAGGCAATATTTTCCGGGGTCTGAAAGCCTCCGAAAACGGTATTGACCGTGTACAGGGAGACTACATGGGGATGCTCGCCACCGTTATCAACGGCATGGCCTTGCAAAGCGTGCTGGAGAAAGTGGGTCTCTCTACGCGCCTGCTGTCGGCAATCAAAATGGAGCAG
The Chitinophagales bacterium genome window above contains:
- a CDS encoding anti-sigma factor antagonist, producing the protein MECIIKSEGEATVIGLKGSLLADIQAKEVLDKISALIQEGKVHFIIDLSQLKFINSSGLGMLLTCLLKARKNGGEMVLIQVPEQVSNLLHITKLAPVFKIAETAEEARTMLKS
- the rplM gene encoding 50S ribosomal protein L13; its protein translation is MNTLSYKTLSANEQSVQRAWYIVDAENKTLGRLTSKIASILRGKNKPYFTPHVDCGDYVIVVNADKVRLTGKKWTDKQYVRHTGYPGGQRFETPKTLAAKRPEAIIEYAVYGMLPKNSLGRKMMKKLFVYAGTDHPHHAQNPKPLTL
- the mraZ gene encoding transcriptional regulator MraZ, giving the protein MAGFLGEYPCSIDNKGRVKLPAALKKQLDPAINGRFVVNRGFEKCLVLYPYDEWEKITARVNQLNTFNKQNREFVRYFYRGATELVLDSADRILLPKHLLEYGNIQNELLLAARINVIEIWNPQNYEKLMSMDSEQFEDLAERVMGDKNLNDDPS
- the rsmH gene encoding ribosomal RNA small subunit methyltransferase H translates to MIRHDPVLLSESVEMLNIKEDGIYVDATYGGGGHSREILKRIKTGKLVAFDADPDVAAEVKQKDTNMIFINQNFRHLKRYLRLYNLLPVDGILADLGVSSHHLDTPERGFTYRTDAPLDMRMDRSLKYTAADLLNTYHEKELVTLFSQYGEIKNARTLARLIVAARAGCRIETSGQLREIIRPAIRGKESKYLSKLFQALRIAVNDELGALHELLHQSVEVLREKGRLAIITYHSLEDRMVKNFMKTGNIQGEVYKDAYGNTQVPLRMLTRKPITPSRQEIAANKRARSAKLRVAEKIAAVQDTSAQIPAGIEKLEG
- the pabB gene encoding para-aminobenzoate synthase; this encodes MRHIIHLSVPVTGQLKAQILNWADTHFHTAAYFDNNHYSDYAYHTYEALIACGSRNSLCLQAGNAFARLQSFYAEHNDWLIGFLAYDLKNEIEHLSSSHTDVLGFPDLFFFQPEWIIELKEQQLIIHAPDAESARQFAEFIAMPVPEIHPIGFMPQLIPRITREHYLQIAEAILSHIRRGDIYEINFCQEFYAEDVNINPITIFRLLNAECRAPFSAYVKCGDKYVISASPERFLKKTADRLVSMPMKGTAPRGFCEDEDVQRAVSLKTSAKERSENVMIVDLVRNDLSKSCQPGSVQVEELCGIKTFPGLHQMVSTISGKLNPKVHFTEAIRNAFPMGSMTGAPKVKAMELIERYEWTRRGLYSGSLGYITPEGDFDFNVVIRTLLYNSANRYLSYHTGSAITADSDPEQEYHECLLKAQALTRLVAFPFHSVA
- the purA gene encoding adenylosuccinate synthetase; translated protein: MPADILLGLQWGDEGKGKIVDYLAAHYDIVARFQGGPNAGHTLKVNGENFVLHTIPSGILHPRVKNVIGNGVVIDPITLKKELEKIKKSGADISENLFISNRAQLILPTHKLLDAASEAKKGEEKIGSTLRGIGPAYMDKTGRNGLRVGDIELENFRERYHFLKEKHYRLMETYDYSADVQDMEEEWFEGIEALRSIRRINTEYFLNDELKKGRRLLAEGAQGTMLDLDFGTYPYVTSSNTISASACKGLGIAPSYVREVIGVSKAYCTRVGGGPFPTELQDATGERIRQIGGEFGATTGRPRRCGWLDLPALKYSAMLNGLTQLVLTKADVLNDFEEIKVCTHYQIGDTITDELPFDLCRIPVKPVYRSLPGWKLASGPDFSGELPDTLNDFIELLESYLMVPVTIVSHGPHRHQLILRKQPAAV
- a CDS encoding tRNA-dihydrouridine synthase, with protein sequence MVKIGNIQLGEFPLLLAPMEDVSDPPFRGLCKKHGADLMFTEFISSEGLIRYADKSVKKLDIFDYERPIGIQIFGGEIESMRRAAEIVEQAQPDILDINYGCPVKKVVCKDAGAGILRDIPKMVRLTAEIVKSTSLPVTVKTRLGWDEQTKYIVEVAERLQDVGIQAISIHGRTRQQMYKGEADWTLIAEVKKNPRMHIPVFGNGDIDSPQKAKLYKERYGVDGIMIGRASVGYPWIFREIKHYLNTGELLPPPTLRERVAACLEHLQRSVEWKGEKLGILEMRRHYANYFRGYRHAKLIRSKLVTAESLQEAEAILLSAEEVLREDEGIPSFPSYSQHDTFADNRIRHAV
- the rpsB gene encoding 30S ribosomal protein S2 → MEQITHQALLEAGVHFGHLKKKWNPKMLPYIFMEKKGIHIIDLYKTKEKLEEAASALKSIARSGKKILFVATKKQAKNIVEECAKRAGMPYVTERWLGGMLTNFATIRKSIKKMQSIEKMLNDPAASEGITKKERLVLTREKEKLEKVLGGIAQLNRLPAAIYLVDISHEHIALSEANKLNIVSVGIVDTNSDPNLVDFPIPANDDASKSIAIITNYITEAILEGLQERKKDKEDLEGKLSDASAEAAEEIAEEETETVKPDIDQKFETEVDEVYESTDEETQKEIKQAKLAARKKEAERKPERKR
- a CDS encoding 1-acyl-sn-glycerol-3-phosphate acyltransferase, with translation MTKNASGQPVWLKKVLISTAGVITYPLLHIINRLETKGAEHLRLLPDKNVLFVSNHHTYFMDVIALYHEVMKARSKKHVWFPAYLINPWGNFYFVAARETMESGFIPRILAYSGAVTVKRTWKEGNRLIQRPLDPADIQKIGLALTSGWVVTFPQGTTRPHAPGRIGTARVIKDFRPIVVPMVIDGFREAFDKTGLIPRKINVRLKIRFKKPLDIDYNEEAEIVLRQVMQAIEQNG
- a CDS encoding membrane protein → MEYMLLILLIMGASWAAGAMLRSKFDKYSRVLTSTGLSGKEIAEKMLRDNNIYDVQVISVPGKLTDHYNPLEKTVNLSPEVYHGRSVAAAAVAAHECGHAVQHARAYLWLQMRSALVPVISVSSRWMQWILLAGIVLLQFSVIPLTIGVAMFALTTLFSFITLPVEFDASRRALVWLESARITTAQEKAMAKDALKWAAMTYVVAALSSLATLLYYLSLLNRRR
- a CDS encoding transcriptional repressor — encoded protein: MQAHHTDTFEEVKQLFSDYLEQHRQRKTQERFIILEEIYSRSDHFDAETLFNDLKRKGHNISRATVYNTLELLVACDLIKKHQFGNLQTQYEKAYHYKQHDHLICNNCQAVLEFCDPRLEQIQTKIGELLGFKITGHSLILHGHCERENCPNASGQQGGSN
- the tsf gene encoding elongation factor Ts, with amino-acid sequence MTTTTITAQAVNELRQKTGAGLMDCKKALIEAKGDMEAAIDYLRKKGAKVSELRAGKAANEGVAIAQTSPDAKKGVIINLSSETDFVAKNEEFLSFAQQIAKVALDHMPSTLDELLKLQVDNLPIKEKLNELVGKINENIKLSKYEHLQGEAIVAYNHGHYKIGVLVQFNQPLNPNTESIARDIAMQIAAMNPVAVDKDDVPQAIIDREMEIGREQARAEGKPENMLEKIATGKLQKFFKENTLLHQQFVKDPSKTIAQVLSEADKNLKVVAFRRVTLGS
- the rpsI2 gene encoding 30S ribosomal protein S9; the protein is MSIEKTVGRRKAAVARVFLKKGKGQIIVNGRDYKEYFSQLHFREKVEQPLTVIETKDYDFYVNVQGGGLKGQADAIKLAIARALAKANPDERPKLKAAKLLTRDPRVVERKKAGLRKARKRTQFSKR